A single Vanacampus margaritifer isolate UIUO_Vmar chromosome 7, RoL_Vmar_1.0, whole genome shotgun sequence DNA region contains:
- the LOC144055514 gene encoding ATP-dependent RNA helicase DHX15-like gives MRFAHIDGDHLTLLNVYHAFKQNHEANQWCYDNFLNYRSLMSADNVLKFRLWLIWSEPVITSQSKTTKWSSCTHPQCRTTSPNGCSTTNLSSPLKNYIRTCTDIKPEWLVKIAPQYYEMSNFPQCEAKRQLERIVAKLESKEYSQY, from the exons ATGAGGTTCGCCCACATCGACGGCGACCACTTGACTCTGCTCAACGTCTACCACGCCTTCAAGCAAA ACCACGAGGCGAACCAGTGGTGCTATGACAACTTTCTCAACTACCGCTCGCTGATGTCCGCCGACAACGTGCTAAAGTTCAGACT GTGGCTCATCTGGAGCGAACCGGTCATTACCTCACAGTCAAAGACAACCAAGTGGTCCAGCTGCACCCATCCACAGTGTAGGACCACAAGCCCGAATGGGTGCTCTACAACGAATTTGTCCTCACCACTAAAAAACTACATCCGCACTTGCACAGACATTAAACCAGAGTG GCTGGTCAAGATTGCCCCCCAGTACTATGAAATGAGTAACTTCCCACAATGTGAAGCTAAACGACAGCTGGAGCGAATCGTTGCCAAACTAGAGAGCAAGGAGTATTCCCAGTACTAA
- the LOC144055282 gene encoding solute carrier family 22 member 7-like, producing the protein MKFEDIISDIGGFGKFQKMIIAISFFSRFTLPCHFLLNSFIAAVPAHRCQVAVPDDGGLFGNLSLADRIAVSIPLEEDGTRSSCRRFAEPQYHLLFNTSDVIQARTLPCLDGWVYDNTTFKSTLATEWDLVCDKRSRSQTTATIFFVGVMFGAITFGILSDRFGRRIMLMTSYLSGMLFALASAFATSFLMFAVLRFLTGFCLTGIVIVSLVLCVEWVDIEHRKMVGIMDSLSWTFGSICFVPIAYLVKDWRWLTISVTLPVILGIFTWRWMPESARWLIANGKLEEAHVCLTKCAKMNGTEVLCQRLQPETLSSIVMAEKKGRVYSYLDLMRTPKMRRLSLCTGSLWLSLAIAFYGITFNISGFGLNVYLTQLLYSSVEVPGKLSILFLLDTIGRKRTQVGMLMMLAVSLGINIVIPKDMSTLRTVVAVIGKGFASASFGTTVFYSSELFPTVVRQNGMGYNSSMARIGVALAPLILLLDEVWKDLPQIVLFSSAILGAAAASQLSETRGRCLPETIEDVEGRR; encoded by the exons ATGAAGTTCGAGGACATCATCTCTGACATCGGCGGATTTGGGAAGTTCCAGAAGATGATCATCGCCATCAGTTTCTTCAGCCGCTTCACGCTGCCCTGCCACTTTTTACTGAACAGCTTCATCGCAGCCGTTCCGGCGCACCGCTGCCAAGTCGCCGTCCCGGACGACGGAGGGCTCTTCGGGAATCTGTCCCTGGCAGACAGGATCGCCGTCAGCATCCCGCTGGAGGAGGACGGCACCCGCAGCTCGTGTCGGAGGTTTGCAGAGCCTCAATATCATCTGTTGTTCAACACGTCTGACGTCATTCAGGCGCGGACCTTGCCCTGTCTGGATGGATGGGTGTATGATAACACCACATTCAAGTCCACTTTGGCCACCGAG TGGGATCTGGTGTGTGATAAAAGAAGCAGAAGCCAAACCACGGCCACGATCTTCTTTGTTGGCGTCATGTTTGGAGCTATTACCTTTGGAATTCTGAGTGACAG GTTCGGTCGGAGGATCATGCTGATGACATCGTATCTCTCCGGAATGCTGTTTGCTCTCGCCAGTGCTTTCGCCACATCCTTTCTGATGTTCGCAGTGCTGAGATTCCTTACCGGCTTTTGCCTGACTGGCATAGTCATCGTCTCCTTGGTTCTCT GTGTGGAGTGGGTGGACATAGAACACAGAAAGATGGTTGGAATAATGGACAGCTTGTCCTGGACATTTGGAAGCATATGCTTTGTACCCATTGCTTACCTTGTGAAAGACTGGAGGTGGCTGACGATTAGTGTCACTTTGCCCGTCATCTTGGGTATCTTCACGTGgag GTGGATGCCAGAGTCAGCTCGATGGCTGATTGCCAATGGAAAGCTGGAGGAAGCTCACGTGTGTCTCACCaaatgtgccaaaatgaacGGAACTGAGGTGTTGTGTCAAAGACTTCAACCTGAG ACTCTGTCCTCCATCGTGATGGCAGAGAAGAAAGGCCGAGTGTATTCCTACCTGGACCTGATGAGAACACCTAAAATGAGAAGACTGTCCTTATGCACTGGTTCACTTTG GCTCAGTTTGGCAATCGCATTCTACGGCATCACCTTCAACATCAGCGGCTTTGGCCTCAATGTTTACCTCACTCAATTGCTCTACTCTTCAGTTGAAGTGCCGGGCAAATTGTCCATTTTGTTCCTACTGGACACGATCGGCAGAAAGCGCACACAGGTGGGAATGTTGATGATGCTCGCGGTCTCTCTGGGAATCAACATTGTGATACCAAAAG ATATGTCTACCTTGAGAACAGTGGTGGCAGTCATTGGAAAAGGTTTTGCTTCAGCATCATTTGGAACCACTGTGTTCTATTCTTCGGAACTGTTTCCCACTGTCGTCAG ACAGAACGGGATGGGCTACAACTCCTCCATGGCCCGAATCGGTGTGGCCCTCGCTCCTCTGATCCTTTTACTGGATGAAGTGTGGAAGGATCTCCCCCAGATTGTCTTGTTCTCCTCAGCTATCCTGGGGGCAGCTGCGGCATCGCAGCTGTCGGAGACACGCGGCCGGTGCCTTCCGGAGACTATTGAGGATGTTGAGGGGAGGCGATAG
- the ndnl2 gene encoding necdin-like 2 isoform X3, with the protein MGRGRSLHRSQDMERLSGTQGAGGEDEDATFTQPITSQVQRSLEKLSPAQVDQKTADVVQYILVKDQKKLPVRRADLVKHVFKEYRNVYPEIMKRVARTFEQVFGLKLIKIDAKNQLYILINKLEVTAEASSFSSADPKTGLLFVILSVIFMKQGSAKEGLIWNILEKLCVNPAKKHEEFGDVKKTVTDEFVRQRYLEYVLIPHTDPPEHNFVWGPRADAEVSKTKILQFVAELHNQDPQEWRNQYTEAHSQDSQASSSSQR; encoded by the exons AGACTAAGTGGCACGCAGGGCGCTGGAGGTGAGGATGAAGACGCAACGTTCACTCAGCCAATTACATCACAGGTCCAAAGGAGCCTCGAGAAGCTCTCGCCTGCCCAGGTTGACCAGAAG ACAGCTGATGTGGTGCAGTACATCCTGGTAAAAGATCAAAAGAAGTTACCCGTAAGGCGAGCAG ATTTGGTGAAGCACGTATTCAAAGAATACCGAAACGTCTACCCTGAGATCATGAAGAGGGTGGCGCGCACCTTTGAGCAG GTTTTTGGCcttaaattgattaaaatagACGCAAAGAATCAATTGTACATCCTCATCAATAAACTGGAGGTGACAGCAGAAGCCTCGTCCTTCAG CTCTGCCGACCCGAAGACGGGCCTGCTCTTTGTCATCCTGAGTGTCATCTTCATGAAACAGGGTTCGGCCAAAGAAG GCCTGATATGGAACATCCTCGAGAAGCTCTGTGTTAATCCTGC AAAGAAACACGAGGAGTTTGGCGACGTGAAGAAGACGGTCACAGATGAGTTTGTGCGTCAGAG GTACCTGGAGTACGTACTTATCCCCCACACTGACCCACCTGAACACAACTTTGTGTGGGGTCCACGTGCTGATGCAGAAGTCTCCAAGACCAAAATCCTTCAATTTGTGGCTGAA CTTCATAACCAGGATCCTCAGGAGTGGCGAAATCAGTACACAGAAGCTCACAGTCAAGACAGTCAGGCAAGCTCCAGCAGCCAAAGATGA
- the ndnl2 gene encoding necdin-like 2 isoform X1, translating into MSQKKRSNSQSSSQGKRISPAFEKTPSHDSNLVNHFLNQSRGTSASRGFKRNHRLSGTQGAGGEDEDATFTQPITSQVQRSLEKLSPAQVDQKTADVVQYILVKDQKKLPVRRADLVKHVFKEYRNVYPEIMKRVARTFEQVFGLKLIKIDAKNQLYILINKLEVTAEASSFSSADPKTGLLFVILSVIFMKQGSAKEGLIWNILEKLCVNPAKKHEEFGDVKKTVTDEFVRQRYLEYVLIPHTDPPEHNFVWGPRADAEVSKTKILQFVAELHNQDPQEWRNQYTEAHSQDSQASSSSQR; encoded by the exons agaatttcacctgcttttgaaaaaactCCTTCACATG ACTCAAACCTAGTGAATCATTTCCTGAATCAGTCACGTGGTACATCCGCTTCGCGGGGCTTCAAACGTAACCAC AGACTAAGTGGCACGCAGGGCGCTGGAGGTGAGGATGAAGACGCAACGTTCACTCAGCCAATTACATCACAGGTCCAAAGGAGCCTCGAGAAGCTCTCGCCTGCCCAGGTTGACCAGAAG ACAGCTGATGTGGTGCAGTACATCCTGGTAAAAGATCAAAAGAAGTTACCCGTAAGGCGAGCAG ATTTGGTGAAGCACGTATTCAAAGAATACCGAAACGTCTACCCTGAGATCATGAAGAGGGTGGCGCGCACCTTTGAGCAG GTTTTTGGCcttaaattgattaaaatagACGCAAAGAATCAATTGTACATCCTCATCAATAAACTGGAGGTGACAGCAGAAGCCTCGTCCTTCAG CTCTGCCGACCCGAAGACGGGCCTGCTCTTTGTCATCCTGAGTGTCATCTTCATGAAACAGGGTTCGGCCAAAGAAG GCCTGATATGGAACATCCTCGAGAAGCTCTGTGTTAATCCTGC AAAGAAACACGAGGAGTTTGGCGACGTGAAGAAGACGGTCACAGATGAGTTTGTGCGTCAGAG GTACCTGGAGTACGTACTTATCCCCCACACTGACCCACCTGAACACAACTTTGTGTGGGGTCCACGTGCTGATGCAGAAGTCTCCAAGACCAAAATCCTTCAATTTGTGGCTGAA CTTCATAACCAGGATCCTCAGGAGTGGCGAAATCAGTACACAGAAGCTCACAGTCAAGACAGTCAGGCAAGCTCCAGCAGCCAAAGATGA
- the ndnl2 gene encoding necdin-like 2 isoform X2, whose product MSQKKRSNSQSSSQGKRLSGTQGAGGEDEDATFTQPITSQVQRSLEKLSPAQVDQKTADVVQYILVKDQKKLPVRRADLVKHVFKEYRNVYPEIMKRVARTFEQVFGLKLIKIDAKNQLYILINKLEVTAEASSFSSADPKTGLLFVILSVIFMKQGSAKEGLIWNILEKLCVNPAKKHEEFGDVKKTVTDEFVRQRYLEYVLIPHTDPPEHNFVWGPRADAEVSKTKILQFVAELHNQDPQEWRNQYTEAHSQDSQASSSSQR is encoded by the exons AGACTAAGTGGCACGCAGGGCGCTGGAGGTGAGGATGAAGACGCAACGTTCACTCAGCCAATTACATCACAGGTCCAAAGGAGCCTCGAGAAGCTCTCGCCTGCCCAGGTTGACCAGAAG ACAGCTGATGTGGTGCAGTACATCCTGGTAAAAGATCAAAAGAAGTTACCCGTAAGGCGAGCAG ATTTGGTGAAGCACGTATTCAAAGAATACCGAAACGTCTACCCTGAGATCATGAAGAGGGTGGCGCGCACCTTTGAGCAG GTTTTTGGCcttaaattgattaaaatagACGCAAAGAATCAATTGTACATCCTCATCAATAAACTGGAGGTGACAGCAGAAGCCTCGTCCTTCAG CTCTGCCGACCCGAAGACGGGCCTGCTCTTTGTCATCCTGAGTGTCATCTTCATGAAACAGGGTTCGGCCAAAGAAG GCCTGATATGGAACATCCTCGAGAAGCTCTGTGTTAATCCTGC AAAGAAACACGAGGAGTTTGGCGACGTGAAGAAGACGGTCACAGATGAGTTTGTGCGTCAGAG GTACCTGGAGTACGTACTTATCCCCCACACTGACCCACCTGAACACAACTTTGTGTGGGGTCCACGTGCTGATGCAGAAGTCTCCAAGACCAAAATCCTTCAATTTGTGGCTGAA CTTCATAACCAGGATCCTCAGGAGTGGCGAAATCAGTACACAGAAGCTCACAGTCAAGACAGTCAGGCAAGCTCCAGCAGCCAAAGATGA